Proteins encoded by one window of Cylindrospermum stagnale PCC 7417:
- a CDS encoding dynamin family protein, producing the protein MSYQVGTDKFINDLERVAQVRSEISICLRKIADTINQSELSGDISSGKLSLSRDIEDITVASKNLSQGVFRLLVLGDMKRGKSTFLNALIGENLLPSDVNPCTAVLTVLRYGSEKKVTIHFNDGKRPQQLDFQSFKYKYTINPDEAKKLEQEQKQAFPDVDHAVVEYPLTLLEKGIEIVDSPGLNDTEARNELSLGYVNNCHAILFVMRASQPCTLGERRYLENYIKGRGLTVFFLINAWDQVRESLIDPDDIEELAASENRLRQVFKANLAEYCAIDGQNVYEERVFELSSIQALRRRLKNPQAELGGTGFPQFMGALNTFLTRERAIAELRQVRTLARLASNHTREAIARRLPLLDQDVDELKKRIDSVEPEFNKLTTIRDQFQKEIINTRDTQARATSESFRSYVLSLGDTFENDFLRYQPELNLFDFLSNGKREAFNAVLQKAFEQYITDKLSAWTLAAEKDINAAFRELSRSAAKYGASYSQVTDQITEKLTGQKVTVNTTTEDDNSPGWAKWAIGLLSLSSGNLAGVALAGAGFDWKNILLNYFTVIGIGGMITAVTGVFLGPIGFALLGLGVGFLQADQARKELVKTAKKELVKYLPQVASQQSQIVYNAVKECFDAYEKEVSQRINDDITSRKAELDNLLKQKETREINRESELKRFKTLQENVIEQLQKIEAAYSNLLAYYS; encoded by the coding sequence ATGAGTTATCAAGTTGGAACTGACAAATTCATCAATGATTTAGAGCGTGTTGCTCAAGTGCGCTCAGAGATTTCTATCTGCTTGAGAAAAATCGCCGACACAATTAACCAATCTGAGTTATCTGGCGATATTTCATCCGGAAAACTTAGTTTATCACGAGATATTGAAGATATTACCGTAGCCAGTAAAAACCTCAGCCAAGGTGTGTTCCGTCTGTTAGTTCTGGGCGATATGAAACGGGGAAAAAGCACATTTCTTAATGCGTTAATTGGTGAAAATTTGCTGCCGAGTGATGTTAATCCTTGTACAGCAGTGTTAACTGTTTTACGCTATGGCTCGGAAAAGAAAGTCACTATACATTTTAATGATGGCAAAAGACCACAACAGTTAGATTTTCAAAGCTTCAAATATAAATATACTATTAACCCAGACGAAGCTAAAAAACTAGAACAAGAGCAAAAGCAAGCGTTTCCAGATGTTGATCATGCCGTAGTTGAGTATCCCTTAACCCTACTGGAAAAGGGAATTGAAATTGTCGATAGTCCAGGTTTGAATGATACAGAAGCGCGGAATGAACTATCTCTAGGTTATGTAAATAATTGCCACGCTATACTGTTTGTTATGCGAGCATCTCAACCCTGTACTTTGGGTGAGCGTCGCTACCTAGAAAATTATATCAAAGGTCGAGGATTGACGGTTTTCTTCTTAATCAATGCTTGGGATCAGGTGCGAGAATCATTAATTGATCCTGATGATATAGAGGAACTAGCAGCATCTGAAAACAGATTACGACAAGTATTTAAAGCCAATTTAGCAGAATATTGTGCTATAGATGGTCAAAATGTTTATGAAGAGCGTGTGTTTGAACTTTCTTCAATTCAAGCACTCAGACGACGGTTGAAAAACCCCCAAGCTGAATTAGGGGGAACTGGCTTTCCTCAGTTTATGGGAGCGCTGAATACTTTTCTCACTAGAGAAAGAGCGATCGCTGAACTGCGTCAAGTCAGAACATTAGCCAGACTTGCCAGTAATCATACCCGTGAAGCGATCGCCAGACGCTTACCATTACTCGACCAAGATGTTGATGAATTAAAAAAACGGATTGATTCTGTAGAACCAGAGTTCAACAAACTCACAACTATTCGAGATCAATTCCAAAAAGAAATTATCAATACTAGGGATACCCAAGCGCGAGCAACTTCTGAATCATTCCGCAGCTACGTCTTAAGTTTAGGTGATACCTTTGAAAACGATTTCCTGCGCTATCAACCAGAATTAAATTTGTTTGATTTTCTCAGCAATGGTAAACGGGAAGCATTTAACGCTGTATTACAAAAAGCCTTTGAACAATACATTACTGATAAGCTTTCTGCTTGGACTTTAGCTGCTGAAAAAGATATTAATGCAGCTTTTCGGGAACTCTCTCGTAGTGCGGCAAAATATGGCGCATCTTACAGTCAAGTAACAGACCAAATCACCGAAAAGCTTACAGGACAGAAAGTCACAGTCAATACTACTACAGAAGATGATAATTCTCCGGGATGGGCAAAATGGGCCATAGGATTGTTATCTTTGTCTAGTGGTAACTTGGCTGGTGTAGCGCTAGCGGGTGCAGGTTTTGATTGGAAAAATATCTTGTTAAACTATTTCACCGTAATTGGTATTGGTGGGATGATTACGGCAGTAACAGGAGTTTTTCTTGGTCCCATTGGATTTGCGCTACTAGGCTTGGGAGTGGGATTTTTACAAGCAGATCAAGCGCGTAAAGAGTTAGTAAAAACTGCTAAAAAAGAATTAGTAAAATATCTACCGCAAGTAGCTTCGCAGCAATCTCAAATTGTATATAATGCTGTCAAAGAGTGCTTTGATGCTTACGAAAAAGAAGTAAGTCAGCGGATTAATGATGATATTACATCTCGCAAAGCTGAATTAGATAATCTGCTGAAGCAGAAAGAAACACGGGAAATCAATCGAGAAAGTGAGTTAAAAAGATTTAAAACTTTGCAGGAAAATGTAATTGAACAATTGCAAAAAATTGAAGCGGCATATAGTAATTTATTAGCTTACTATAGCTAA
- a CDS encoding dynamin family protein, with protein MQQEYEGYRELADSLKSAAVLLNLERKSQLHQDLITICDHLANPSLRIAVFGPFNHGKSTLINAMLGNRTLPIDLIPTTGAAITVKYGTNLRTRIMLVDGTEIYRSGTEILQQFAILDGNRQMRKDVASVEVFCPHSFLETGVEFVDLPGTNDREAQDQLVRDRLLNADLVIQLLDARKLMTLGERENLRDWLLDRGIKTVIFVANFINLLEPDEQKQIQNRLLFMAESFRAELPPGFSNLYRVDALPALRARLKGDVAAAQSSGLAAFETALQNIVEILQQNRGGVRLPRVQAIASQILPLLIAKIYTLAIEIKLFDDKQNAKIEIKQKAANLIKQGFSTSIFELRNWISLPNLLAKYQADAAMAMAENSFKAWQVGSLKKDLTELQLAVVKWLYQAYDFFQGERPEDLLIPFPNEPELTLPLKPNNTNNNNLDEPGSIAVGGGIGWLLGGPVGAAVVGSISYLLNKNIQKQDEQSAKESYHQQVAKICIAAAENYLSRFSSQGLSILAEYEQKAAKVIHFEVSQEPLEITKKREDVQRLQNGFNQLLQELAKANIPAKYQPYKEVPKSRNTTKESSPVNQTTNQQRQENTAPNAEKKVELPRQKVSSPSPQQNTAQNTEKKVELPRQKVSSPPPPKNTAPNTEKKVELPRQPVSPPSPRPEEVEAKFRNWELDEEIARMKAEMRSSGSQTGKQPNQSNKAPNQPNNLVEKDKITRAYSILGLQPSASLAEVKQAYRTLVKKCHPDLFVNQPQLQKQAQEKMRSVNEAYTILSAKNN; from the coding sequence ATGCAACAAGAGTACGAAGGTTACAGGGAGCTTGCAGATTCTCTTAAATCTGCGGCTGTATTACTAAATTTAGAGCGTAAATCGCAACTGCATCAAGATCTCATTACCATCTGCGATCATCTGGCTAATCCCAGCTTACGGATTGCGGTATTTGGCCCTTTTAATCATGGCAAGTCAACTTTGATAAATGCCATGCTGGGAAATCGCACTTTACCGATAGATTTGATTCCGACAACAGGTGCAGCTATTACTGTTAAGTATGGCACAAATTTGCGAACTCGCATTATGTTGGTAGATGGTACAGAAATCTACCGCAGTGGGACAGAAATTTTACAACAGTTTGCCATTCTTGATGGCAATAGGCAGATGCGAAAAGATGTGGCGTCTGTGGAAGTTTTTTGTCCCCATTCCTTCTTGGAAACGGGTGTGGAATTTGTTGATTTACCAGGGACAAATGACAGAGAAGCACAAGATCAATTAGTGCGCGATCGCCTTTTAAATGCAGACTTAGTTATCCAATTACTAGATGCACGCAAGTTAATGACTTTAGGTGAGCGGGAAAACTTGCGAGATTGGCTATTAGATCGCGGCATTAAAACAGTTATCTTTGTTGCTAATTTTATTAACTTACTTGAACCAGACGAGCAAAAACAAATCCAAAATCGCCTGCTATTTATGGCTGAAAGTTTTCGCGCGGAATTACCTCCTGGTTTTAGTAATTTATATAGAGTTGATGCTTTACCTGCCTTACGAGCAAGATTAAAAGGTGATGTTGCGGCGGCACAAAGTAGCGGTTTAGCCGCTTTTGAAACAGCTTTACAAAATATTGTGGAAATTTTGCAACAAAATCGCGGCGGTGTGCGCTTGCCAAGAGTGCAGGCAATTGCCTCGCAAATTCTACCATTATTAATTGCTAAGATTTATACTCTAGCTATTGAAATTAAATTATTTGATGATAAACAAAATGCTAAAATTGAAATTAAGCAGAAAGCTGCTAACCTAATTAAACAAGGCTTTAGTACTAGCATTTTTGAGTTACGCAATTGGATATCTTTACCCAATTTGCTGGCGAAATATCAAGCTGATGCTGCTATGGCGATGGCAGAAAATAGCTTTAAAGCTTGGCAAGTAGGTAGCTTAAAAAAAGACCTGACAGAGTTACAGTTAGCTGTGGTGAAATGGCTTTATCAAGCTTATGATTTTTTCCAGGGAGAAAGACCAGAAGACTTATTAATTCCTTTCCCCAACGAACCAGAATTAACTCTACCCCTGAAGCCAAATAATACTAATAATAATAATTTGGATGAACCTGGTTCGATAGCCGTAGGTGGTGGCATTGGGTGGTTATTAGGTGGACCAGTGGGAGCGGCTGTTGTTGGCAGTATTTCCTATTTATTAAATAAGAATATTCAAAAACAAGATGAACAATCAGCCAAGGAATCTTACCATCAACAGGTTGCCAAAATTTGTATAGCAGCGGCTGAAAATTATTTATCTCGTTTTAGCAGTCAAGGATTATCAATTTTGGCTGAATATGAGCAGAAAGCAGCAAAAGTGATTCACTTTGAAGTTAGTCAGGAACCGTTAGAAATTACTAAGAAGCGGGAAGATGTGCAGCGGTTGCAAAATGGTTTTAATCAATTGCTGCAAGAATTAGCAAAAGCAAATATACCTGCCAAATATCAACCTTATAAAGAAGTACCAAAATCTAGAAATACCACTAAGGAATCTTCCCCAGTAAATCAGACTACGAACCAGCAAAGACAGGAAAATACTGCTCCGAATGCCGAGAAAAAGGTAGAACTTCCGCGTCAAAAAGTTTCCTCACCGTCACCGCAGCAAAATACTGCTCAAAATACCGAGAAAAAGGTAGAACTTCCGCGTCAAAAAGTTTCCTCACCACCACCGCCGAAAAACACTGCTCCAAATACCGAGAAAAAGGTAGAACTGCCGCGTCAGCCAGTTTCGCCACCATCACCGCGTCCTGAAGAGGTAGAGGCGAAATTCCGCAATTGGGAACTAGATGAGGAAATAGCGCGGATGAAAGCTGAAATGCGTTCCTCTGGTTCGCAAACTGGTAAGCAGCCAAATCAAAGCAATAAAGCACCTAATCAACCTAATAACCTGGTAGAAAAAGATAAAATTACTCGCGCCTATAGCATTTTAGGATTACAGCCGAGTGCTTCCCTTGCTGAAGTCAAACAGGCTTATCGAACTTTAGTGAAAAAATGCCATCCAGATTTATTTGTGAATCAGCCACAACTGCAAAAGCAAGCGCAAGAGAAGATGAGGTCAGTTAATGAAGCTTACACGATTTTATCGGCTAAAAATAACTAG
- a CDS encoding peroxiredoxin, with the protein MTLRLGDTVPNFTQASTHGDINFYEWAGDSWVVLFSHPADFTPVCTTELGTVAKLKPEFDKRNVKAIALSVDDVESHKGWVGDIEETQSTTLNYPILADSDKKVSDLYDMIHPNAAANITVRSVFVIDPNKKLRLSFTYPPSTGRNFDELLRVIDSLQLTDNYSVATPADWKDGDDCVIVPSLKDPEVLKEKFPKGYQEVKPYLRLTPQPNK; encoded by the coding sequence ATGACTCTCCGTCTTGGTGACACAGTACCCAACTTTACGCAAGCCTCGACACACGGCGACATAAATTTTTATGAATGGGCAGGTGACAGCTGGGTAGTGCTGTTTTCTCACCCTGCTGACTTTACACCTGTTTGTACGACTGAGTTAGGCACTGTTGCCAAACTGAAACCAGAATTTGATAAGCGCAACGTTAAAGCGATCGCACTCAGCGTTGATGATGTAGAATCCCACAAAGGATGGGTGGGAGATATCGAAGAAACCCAAAGCACCACTCTTAACTACCCAATTTTGGCAGATTCAGACAAAAAGGTTTCTGACCTTTATGATATGATTCACCCCAACGCAGCTGCAAACATCACAGTGCGTTCCGTCTTCGTTATCGACCCCAACAAGAAACTGCGTCTTAGCTTCACCTACCCCCCCAGCACAGGACGCAACTTTGATGAACTATTGCGAGTAATTGACTCCCTGCAATTAACTGATAATTACAGCGTAGCTACCCCCGCTGACTGGAAAGATGGGGATGATTGCGTGATTGTCCCCTCACTCAAAGATCCAGAAGTACTCAAAGAAAAATTCCCCAAAGGTTATCAAGAAGTCAAACCCTATCTGCGTTTGACTCCTCAACCTAACAAGTAA
- the hpsP gene encoding hormogonium polysaccharide biosynthesis glycosyltransferase HpsP, whose product MKILQIVPSISLIYGGPSQMVLGLAPALAREGVKVTILTTDSNGDSGQKSLDVPLNHPVKQDGYEIIYFRCAPFRRYKFSLDLLRWLKRHAHEFDIAHIHALFSPVSSAAATICRQQKLPYILRPLGTLDPADLRKKKQLKQFYVAILERANLAGAAAIHFTSEQEAKVSERFGVSTRDLVIPLGVIPLVGEKGKVRSQLGIPGDVPLVLFMSRIDPKKGLNLLIPALEKLLAEGYNFHFVLAGTNPQDPIYEEKIKSQIQNSPLRSHTTITGFVRGELKASLLQAADLFVLPSYYENFGIAVAEAMVAGIPVVISDQVHICQQVVDSASGWVGTTDVQSLKDLLQEAFKNPAECQQRGLNAQKYALQHFSWHAIARQTILAYNHIIANQK is encoded by the coding sequence ATGAAGATATTACAAATTGTTCCCTCGATTTCCCTGATTTATGGTGGCCCTAGTCAAATGGTACTAGGACTAGCTCCAGCTTTAGCTAGAGAGGGTGTAAAAGTTACAATTCTCACAACTGATAGTAATGGCGATTCTGGGCAAAAATCCCTGGATGTTCCTTTAAATCACCCAGTAAAACAAGACGGCTATGAAATAATTTACTTCCGTTGTGCGCCATTTCGGCGCTATAAATTTTCCCTGGACTTACTACGTTGGCTAAAACGCCATGCTCATGAGTTTGACATCGCCCATATTCATGCTTTATTCTCTCCCGTAAGTAGTGCCGCTGCGACCATATGTCGTCAACAAAAGCTGCCTTACATTTTGCGTCCTTTGGGAACTCTCGATCCTGCTGATTTACGCAAAAAAAAGCAATTAAAACAGTTTTATGTGGCTATTTTAGAACGTGCTAATTTAGCAGGTGCGGCGGCTATTCATTTTACCAGCGAACAAGAAGCCAAAGTATCAGAAAGGTTTGGCGTATCTACGCGGGATTTGGTAATTCCTTTAGGCGTGATTCCTCTAGTTGGAGAGAAGGGGAAAGTACGGAGTCAGTTGGGTATTCCCGGTGATGTGCCTTTGGTGCTGTTTATGTCGCGAATAGACCCGAAAAAAGGGTTAAATTTGTTGATTCCGGCACTAGAGAAACTATTAGCAGAAGGCTACAATTTTCACTTTGTTTTGGCTGGGACAAATCCCCAAGACCCAATTTATGAAGAGAAAATTAAGTCTCAAATACAAAATTCCCCACTGCGATCGCACACTACGATTACTGGCTTTGTTAGGGGTGAACTAAAGGCTAGTTTACTACAAGCTGCTGATTTATTTGTTTTGCCATCATACTATGAAAACTTTGGAATTGCTGTTGCTGAGGCGATGGTAGCCGGAATACCTGTGGTAATTTCTGACCAAGTGCATATTTGCCAGCAAGTAGTAGATAGTGCCTCTGGTTGGGTGGGAACAACGGATGTGCAATCACTCAAAGATTTGCTGCAAGAAGCCTTCAAAAATCCCGCTGAATGCCAGCAGAGGGGATTAAATGCCCAAAAATATGCCTTACAGCATTTCAGTTGGCATGCGATCGCTCGTCAAACTATCCTTGCCTACAATCACATTATCGCCAACCAAAAATAA
- the hpsO gene encoding hormogonium polysaccharide biosynthesis glycosyltransferase HpsO translates to MRILVASHTYIVDLNCEKLRALSQLDPRIEVTVVVPKCWRPGGVQNKIIETEYRDEGKFKIVPISNFSQNHQALLTFGADLISLMRQFRPQIIYVEQGSRGLAYTQMIVLNQLLGLKAKNVFFTWWNLPYELKLPVALLEKYNLKHSHGIISGNQDGAEILQQRGYQGPIKVIPQLGVDEKLFVSHPQPELAAKLGIKTGDFVVGFVGRFVPEKGLLTLLQALVTLPDKPWKLLLLGRGELRDELIRTAVENNIQDRVIIVESVPHDEVTNYINLMSTLVLPSETTYKFKTLTAVGWKEQFGHVLIEAMACKVPVIGSDSGEIPYVIGEAGLIFPESDAKALANCLLQLIENPDLAQSLGEIGYQRAMVKYTNKALAQQQLDFYQELVSS, encoded by the coding sequence ATGAGAATTCTAGTTGCCAGCCACACATATATTGTAGACCTCAATTGTGAAAAACTACGCGCTTTATCCCAACTAGACCCCAGAATTGAAGTGACAGTTGTCGTACCAAAGTGCTGGCGGCCAGGCGGTGTCCAAAACAAAATTATTGAAACTGAATACCGGGATGAAGGCAAATTTAAAATAGTTCCTATTTCTAACTTTAGTCAAAATCATCAAGCCCTCCTCACTTTTGGCGCTGATTTGATATCTTTGATGCGACAGTTTCGCCCCCAAATTATCTATGTAGAACAAGGGTCTAGAGGTTTAGCTTATACTCAAATGATTGTCCTAAATCAGCTATTAGGACTTAAAGCCAAAAATGTATTTTTTACTTGGTGGAATCTACCCTACGAACTGAAATTACCAGTTGCTCTTTTAGAAAAATATAACCTTAAACATAGCCACGGCATTATTAGCGGTAATCAGGATGGTGCAGAAATATTACAACAAAGAGGATATCAAGGGCCAATTAAAGTCATACCGCAACTGGGTGTGGATGAAAAATTGTTTGTTTCTCACCCACAACCAGAATTAGCTGCTAAATTGGGCATTAAAACAGGGGATTTTGTTGTGGGCTTCGTTGGGCGTTTTGTCCCAGAGAAGGGTTTGTTAACACTTTTACAAGCCTTGGTAACTTTGCCTGATAAACCTTGGAAATTACTGCTGCTAGGACGAGGAGAATTGCGAGACGAATTAATTAGAACAGCAGTAGAAAACAACATTCAAGACAGGGTAATTATTGTAGAAAGTGTTCCCCACGATGAAGTCACTAATTATATTAATTTAATGAGTACTTTGGTACTGCCTTCAGAAACTACTTACAAGTTTAAAACTTTAACGGCTGTAGGCTGGAAAGAACAATTTGGCCATGTGTTAATTGAAGCAATGGCTTGCAAAGTACCAGTTATTGGTTCCGACTCTGGCGAAATTCCCTATGTAATTGGTGAGGCTGGCTTAATCTTTCCTGAAAGCGATGCTAAAGCGCTGGCTAATTGTTTATTGCAACTAATAGAAAATCCAGATTTAGCCCAAAGTCTTGGTGAAATCGGTTATCAACGAGCAATGGTTAAATACACAAATAAAGCTTTAGCACAGCAACAATTAGATTTTTATCAAGAACTTGTTAGTAGTTAG
- the hpsN gene encoding hormogonium polysaccharide biosynthesis glycosyltransferase HpsN, with amino-acid sequence MSDYPFISVVIPTYGREKVLRDSLVDLLKQEYPNFEVLVVDQTPKHEPDTQAYLDALAAAGKIKLFHLDWASLPGARNYAVRRSTGEIILFIDDDVQLTPGFLAAHGKNYLQNPEVGAVAGRVFDRMKLGDSGGEMQIEYLPPQAMDPGIAWYHIDLVHTTKPQQVLTARGCNMSFRREIFIKYGLRFDERFGGSAVREESDFCLRLRQTGYKIWYDPEAYLVHLGEETGGCHDISMRSLQYQLTFYHNHFLMGLKNLTATQALRLYARLFDCHVLGHPPCYKSGSPIKIVTRGIFYILGFLKALGTVIQSIWNDGQVYSKLDQQI; translated from the coding sequence ATGAGTGATTATCCCTTCATTTCAGTGGTTATCCCGACATACGGCCGCGAAAAAGTTCTGCGTGATAGCCTTGTAGACTTGTTGAAGCAAGAATATCCAAATTTTGAAGTTTTGGTGGTAGATCAAACGCCAAAACACGAACCAGATACTCAAGCTTATTTAGATGCGTTGGCAGCAGCAGGTAAAATTAAATTATTCCACTTAGATTGGGCGAGTCTGCCAGGAGCAAGGAATTATGCTGTGCGGCGGTCAACTGGTGAAATCATCTTGTTTATTGATGATGATGTGCAGTTAACCCCTGGATTTTTAGCAGCTCATGGGAAAAATTATCTGCAAAACCCAGAGGTGGGGGCTGTTGCTGGTCGGGTATTTGACAGAATGAAGTTGGGTGATTCTGGTGGAGAAATGCAGATTGAATATCTACCTCCCCAGGCAATGGACCCAGGAATTGCTTGGTATCATATTGATTTAGTGCATACGACTAAACCCCAACAAGTGCTGACAGCTAGGGGGTGCAATATGTCGTTTCGCCGCGAAATCTTTATCAAGTACGGATTGAGATTTGACGAGCGGTTTGGCGGTAGTGCGGTGCGGGAAGAATCAGATTTTTGTTTGCGGCTGCGGCAAACGGGATATAAGATTTGGTATGACCCAGAAGCTTATTTGGTGCATTTAGGGGAAGAGACGGGGGGTTGCCATGATATTAGTATGCGATCGCTCCAATATCAACTCACCTTCTACCACAACCATTTCTTAATGGGGCTGAAAAACCTGACTGCTACCCAAGCTTTACGTCTATACGCCCGTTTATTTGATTGTCACGTCTTGGGACACCCCCCTTGTTACAAAAGCGGTTCCCCGATAAAAATTGTCACTCGCGGTATTTTCTACATTTTGGGCTTTCTTAAAGCCTTGGGTACAGTCATCCAATCAATATGGAATGATGGGCAAGTTTACAGTAAATTGGATCAACAAATTTAG
- the hpsL gene encoding hormogonium polysaccharide biosynthesis protein HpsL gives MAKPKKSPRSKKQTPAATPTLSLKEQLAQKRKAAQARKEFTSLLTTASAGGFFLGILLFFVGGIKLAITATAGIIIMSFAYKYPRQAMIAFIIYVPMGGTITYYLGNSPILQLAKDAFYLPALIGLWQTCRKQGVPFIIPPGIKTPLLIVLGCCLLTLVFINGGQQFNPPSGGLMAKASNEIPLGMGILGLKVFLGYVPLISCAYYLIRNQRDFLFLSRLQVTLTLICCGLGFIQYMLLLTGVCQGTRGLEGNALFVTSLDARCYFGGALLYSPEEGVIRLPGTFVAPWQWAWFLISSTFFTFATGFSDPSIIWRLVSLGSLASVFINAVVSGQRIALALVPTCFVILLLLTGQIGNLKRFIPIGIGLAVILGIAMVTNPTVVQDRTASFTDRWEASPPQEFIVQQFKENWKNVDGPIGSGLGRATNSARAMGSTKLVETYYPKVLYEVGIVGVLTFLGLVTTLTIVAFKTYRQIKNRNYRTYGAAVWVFILFISYNTYYYPLDVDPVAVYYWFFAGVLFKLPLLDKQDQQNAESQPKTPTKRLRVKF, from the coding sequence ATGGCAAAACCCAAGAAATCCCCGCGCTCAAAAAAGCAGACGCCAGCAGCAACACCCACCCTTAGCCTCAAAGAACAGTTAGCCCAAAAGCGCAAAGCAGCCCAAGCGCGAAAAGAATTCACCAGCTTACTCACCACCGCCTCCGCTGGCGGTTTCTTCTTGGGCATTCTGCTCTTTTTCGTAGGTGGCATTAAACTGGCAATTACCGCTACGGCGGGAATTATCATCATGTCTTTTGCCTACAAATACCCCCGCCAAGCTATGATTGCCTTCATCATTTATGTGCCTATGGGGGGTACCATCACCTACTACTTGGGTAATAGTCCTATACTCCAATTAGCTAAAGATGCTTTTTACCTGCCAGCGCTAATTGGACTTTGGCAAACTTGCCGTAAGCAGGGAGTACCCTTTATTATTCCCCCAGGCATTAAAACCCCACTGTTGATTGTCTTGGGTTGCTGTCTACTAACTTTAGTGTTTATCAATGGTGGACAGCAGTTCAACCCCCCTAGCGGGGGACTCATGGCAAAAGCAAGCAACGAAATCCCTCTAGGCATGGGAATTTTGGGATTAAAAGTATTTTTAGGCTACGTACCCCTGATTAGTTGTGCTTACTATCTAATTCGCAATCAGCGAGATTTTCTATTTTTATCACGCCTCCAAGTTACCCTCACACTTATCTGCTGTGGACTTGGATTTATCCAATACATGTTACTACTAACAGGAGTATGTCAAGGCACGAGAGGTCTCGAAGGAAACGCCCTATTTGTCACATCACTAGATGCCCGGTGTTATTTTGGGGGAGCGCTCTTATATAGTCCCGAAGAGGGCGTAATTCGCCTCCCAGGAACATTTGTAGCTCCTTGGCAGTGGGCCTGGTTTTTGATTTCCAGCACCTTTTTTACCTTTGCTACTGGCTTCTCAGATCCCTCGATAATTTGGCGGCTAGTCAGTTTAGGTTCTTTAGCATCGGTCTTTATCAATGCTGTAGTCTCTGGGCAGAGAATTGCCTTAGCCTTAGTACCAACTTGTTTTGTGATTTTGCTATTGCTCACAGGTCAAATTGGCAACCTGAAAAGGTTTATTCCCATAGGAATAGGACTCGCCGTTATTTTGGGGATTGCTATGGTGACGAATCCTACTGTTGTGCAAGACAGAACAGCGAGTTTTACAGATCGTTGGGAAGCTTCACCACCGCAGGAGTTTATAGTCCAACAATTTAAGGAAAATTGGAAGAATGTTGATGGACCTATAGGAAGTGGCTTAGGTCGAGCCACTAACTCTGCCAGGGCGATGGGTTCAACCAAGCTAGTAGAGACCTACTACCCAAAAGTACTTTATGAAGTGGGAATTGTGGGAGTACTCACCTTTCTGGGGTTGGTTACCACCTTAACAATCGTTGCTTTTAAGACTTATCGCCAGATAAAAAACCGTAATTACCGCACTTACGGTGCTGCTGTGTGGGTGTTTATATTGTTTATTAGCTACAACACCTACTACTACCCTCTGGATGTTGATCCAGTGGCTGTCTATTATTGGTTTTTTGCTGGAGTTCTGTTCAAATTGCCACTACTGGATAAACAAGATCAACAAAATGCCGAGTCTCAGCCAAAAACACCGACAAAACGCCTACGAGTAAAATTTTAA